GCCACCTTCTTGGTATAAATAGTAACTTTCTCTTAGTTATCTTATGGTGAGGATCATCTCAACCAGATGTAGTTCTGGTTCATTTATGTACCTCTATATTACCCGGGTATCACATTTAAGTTGATAGAttacgataaatttaataaaatttattcacTTTATTATGCAATATTTACCATCTTCGGAGATGTGAGTGATCATTACACCATCATACTTTACATTATTCCTAGGCCAATTTGGTCATTGGCCATCCATACTCCAACTTTAAACTCCTATGCTAACTCTGAAGTTGATAGCCATCTTCCCCCAAGATCAATCCTGCCCGGGACCTAAAACAGCAGCAAGTCGAGGTCCGGGAGAGGGATGAGTGTCGGGGTTTAGGTCGTCGACGCCATCGAAATCCCGGAACCAGAAAACGGGAGAGAAGGAAGCTGCATTTTCAGGGACATCCTTCATGACCCACTCATGGCCCTGAGGGAAGTATATTCCAGTCCGGGGATGGGGCACCCAAGTTGATGAGTTATAGGACAATGGCTCTGTTTCTGTCTCCTCTTTGTTATGTGAGCTATTTGCAAGGCTGCTGAATTGGCGCCTCAATTGCTTCACTTTCCTGCAAATAGAGATCATTATTGTCTCATTTACTTGATTGAGACACGTGTTTGAACTCGTATATCTTtgtaacaaatatttaatgattgtcagatctcacatcggttggagtgagaaacgaaacactcttattagagtgtggaaacctctccctagtatacatattttaaaatcgtgaggtcgacgacgatacataaccgGTCAAatcgaacaatatctgctaacagtgggtgccagacaccgagcgatgtgctgacgaggacgctaggaccccaagggggtggattgtgagatctcacaccaGTTGGAGTagggaacaaaacactcttataagagtgtggaaacctttcctagtagacgcgttttaaaattatgaggttgacgacgatacgtaacaggccaaagcggacaatatctactaacagtgggtgccagacaccaagcggtgtgctggcaaggacgctgggatcccaaaggggtggattatgagatctcacaccaGTTAGAGTagggaacgaaacactcttataaaagtgtgggaacctctccctagtagacgcgttttaaaatcgtggggttgacgacgatacgtaacaggccaaagcggacaatatttactaacggTAGGTACCaaacaccgagcagtgtgtcagcaaggacgctaggatCTCAAAGGTGTAGATTGTgcgatctcacattggttggagtgGGAAACGAAATACTCTTAGAACagtgtaaaaatctctccctagtaggcgcgttttaaaatcgtaaagctgacaacgatacgtgaCGGGATAAATCGGACAATAATTgccagcggtgggcttggaccgttacaataATATacttacaaaagaaaaaaaaaaaaaagaaaaagaaagaaacaaaagcataATGAAAACAAGATGATTATTACCTAAAAAGCAATGCATTAGCCTGCACAGAAGTCCTTGCCATACAATCTCAGGCAAGCAGGTTTGGActggaagaagaaattttcCGGGAAAATGAGCCAAACAGGTTGTGGGAAGTAATTTTCCGGGAAAATCCGAATTTATAGGGCTTTTGGAAGAGTGATTGTAGAAGGACATGTAAGTACTTGGTCATCGTAGTCCTCTTCCGTCCCTGTCGAATAACAATCTTTAGCCCAAATCCAATGAAGAGAATTTGAAAAGCAAAGCTGCCCATTACAGGgatttcaacattttcaaaaggGGATCGAATGTGTTCTTATAATGTGTGGCTTTAAAACTATGATTTAATGTCATCTTCTTTGGATGCCTTTCACTAAATGTAAGGATTTGGGTCTTGTGattcttgttgtttttgtcATCAAAAGTAGCAAAGGTGTTGTCGTGTTGTCGTGTCTCGTGCATGATCGATATTTGCCAACGAAAACTCATTTGAGTTTACTGTTCAtcttctaacatggtatcagaataagaaataaatcgAACAGGCTTAGCTATGGTCATAGGATCGGCGCATCTGATTGATTCGTCTAGAGCCTTCTGAAGAATACAACCCCTAGCATAGCAAGCACTCCAAGAGGCTCGACAGGGACAGGGTCTTTGTATGCTCAAGCCCaatactagcagatattgtcctctttcgggtgttccctcaaggtttttaagatGGGTATGCTAAGAGAGGTTTTtgtacccttataaagggtgtttcgttctctttctcaaccgatgtgggatcttacggTCTCACACAATGAAATGACTTTCATTGTTATTCTATGTACTGAAATAACAACAATTTTAATGGTCACACCGGATCCCTCAATGTCCCACTCTCCTAAATCTTAGTAAGAGAAgataaaaagttaataattaagaatttattcTCGGAggaattattcattaattatgaTAATCAAAGACCACCTAGAAAGGTAATAAAACACTCTAAAGTCACgtcatttataaaagttttgattttgaaaacgagtgcatatttgttagtggtgggtttggaccgATACAAATGGGTATTGAAGCTAGACATCCTATGCCAACGAGGGCGCtgggtgtcacaatcgcacttttaatggcagcggacttgcgattgtgcggcactcactttccaacgacaagtgagctaagccaattcgttttTGCGTCGCCCAcgaccaagcgacgtatgctcgagcctctagcctcggttttaagagaagattttagaatgCGAGGGcaggagagattttcgaaagagagatttttgaaagagatgttatataagcaagcaagagagaataacaacggcttacagtatataaccttgggtagggagaagttgacaactagtcgtatccccctaCAGTACATTccgaggcatttcatgtctgacaggcctagacatgatatttctcAAACGTCATACGTcctagaaatataaaagtaaaacactagaatataaaaagacataaagggttgggcttgtcatgggcatgcggctatgggcaacacgccttggacgagcatgaccgtgacactagGCCTGCAAGGACAGCGGATTTTGAGCCCATAAAAAGATGCTCACTAAAAGGAGGTGAATGCACGCGCTAGAAGGAGGGGTTGAACCACcaaccttgtggttaacagccacacgctctaaccaactgagctattctagcatttttgtttgaaaaatttcttagtaaaattacaaaagaaaagaaaaaaaaaagttcctttaaatggaaaaaaaaaatgataaacgCTAGAAGAAGGGTTTGAACATTCAaacttgtggttaacagccacatgCTCTAACTAGCTGAGCTATTCCAAcatatttgtttgaaaaaatttcttagtagaattaaaaaaaaaaaaaaaaaaaaaaaaaaactttaaatagaaaaaaaaaacaacaatgatAAACATTGGAAGGAGGGTTTGAATATCTGATCTCGTGGTTAATAGCCACACATTCTAACTAGCTCAACTATTCtaacatatttatttgaaaatagtaaaattacaaaaagataaaaaaactaaaaaaaaaacgttctAACTAGCTCAACTATTCCAAcatatttatttggaaaatattcttagtaaaattacaaaaagataaaaaaaaaaaaaaaaatctttaaatgaaaaaaaaaaacaaaaaacaacaatgatactccgaccttgtggttaacagccacacgctctaaccaactgagctattccagcaTATTTGTTTGATAAACTTTcttagtaaaattaaaaaaaaaaaagaaaagaaaatacaacaaatggtaaaaaaatgataaacgCTAGAAGGAGGGTttgaacctccgaccttgtggttaacagccacacgctctaaccaactgagctattccagcaTATTTGTTTGACAAAATTTCtgagtaaaattaaaaaaaaaaaaatacaacaaatAAAGGATAAACGGTAGAAGAAGGATTTGAACCTCCACACCTCcaaccttgtggttaacaggcACGCGCTCTCACCAGCTGAACCATTCTAGCccatttatttaacaaaatttcttagtaaaattaaaaaaaaaaaaaaaaaaaaaaaaatctttaaatgaaaaaaaaaaacaaaaaacaacaatgatactccgaccttgtggttaacagccacacgctctaaccaactgagctattccagcaTATTTGTTTGATAAACTTTcttagtaaaattaaaaaaaaaaaagaaaagaaaatacaacaaatggtaaaaaaatgataaacgCTAGAAGGAGGGTttgaacctccgaccttgtggttaacagccacacgctctaaccaactgagctattccagcaTATTTGTTTGACAAAATTTCtgagtaaaattaaaaaaaaaaaaatacaacaaatAAAGGATAAACGGTAGAAGAAGGATTTGAACCTCCACACCTCcaaccttgtggttaacaggcACGCGCTCTCACCAGCTGAACCATTCTAGCccatttatttaacaaaatttcttagtaaaaaaaaaaaaaaaaaaaaaacaacaacaaatgaGAATGATAAACAGTAGAAGAAGAGTTTGAACTCGGACCTTGTGGTTAAGGTTCAcatgctctaaccaactgaccTATTTCAGCATAATACAACTTAATTTATGAGACGGC
This sequence is a window from Cucurbita pepo subsp. pepo cultivar mu-cu-16 chromosome LG04, ASM280686v2, whole genome shotgun sequence. Protein-coding genes within it:
- the LOC111793725 gene encoding uncharacterized protein LOC111793725, with the translated sequence MARTSVQANALLFRKVKQLRRQFSSLANSSHNKEETETEPLSYNSSTWVPHPRTGIYFPQGHEWVMKDVPENAASFSPVFWFRDFDGVDDLNPDTHPSPGPRLAAVLGPGQD